TTCTCTCCTCATCTACCTGTGTCGGTTTGCGGTACGGGCACCTTAGGTCTAATTAGCGGCTTTTCTTGACAGTGTGAAATCAGCTGCTTCCGGTCTATTGACCACCCCATCACGCCTCAGAATATATATGAACGGATTTGCCTATTCATACTCCCTTGACGCTTGGACACGCTCTACCAACGGCGTGCTCAGCTTATCCTCCTGTGTCCCCACATCATTCAAACAACCTTCGGTGGTACAGGAATTTCTACCTGTTGTCCATCGCCTATGGCTTTCGCCCTCGGCTTAGGCCCCGACTAACCCTGAGTGGACGAACCTTCCTCAGGAAACCTTAGATTTTCGGTGGGCAGGATTCTCACCTGCCTCGCGCTACTCATGCCAACATTCTCTCTCGTATAAAGTCCACAATACCTTACAGTACTGCTTCAACCCGTATACGACGCTCCTCTACCATACATTAAGTATCCGTAGCTTCGGTAATAGGTTTTAGCCCCGTTTATCTTCGGCGCAGGGTCACTCGACTAGTGAGCTATTACGCACTCTTTGAATGAATGGCTGCTTCTAAGCCAACATCCTAGCTGTCTGTGCAACCCCACATCCTTTTCCACTTAACCTATATTTTGGGACCTTAGCTGACGGTCTGGGCTGTTTCCCTTTCGACTATGAAACTTATCTCACATAGTCTGACTCCCGTAGATGATACTCTGGTATTCGGAGTTTGATAGTTTTCGGTAACCGGTGAAGGCCCCTAGAACATTCAGTGCTCTACCCCCAGGTATCTTACTACGAGGCTAGCCCTAAAGCTATTTCGAGGAGAACCAGCTATATCCGAGTTCGATTGGAATTTCACCCCTATCCACACCTCATCCTAACCTTTTTCAACAGATATAAGTTCGGTCCTCCATAACCTATTACAGTTACTTCAACCTGGACATGGATAGATCACCCGGTTTCGGGTCTACAGCATGCAACTTTCGCCCTTTCAGACTCGATTTCTCTACGGCTCCAGTGCTCCAGCACCTTAACCTCGCTGCATACCATAACTCGTTGGCCCGTTCTACAAAAAGTACGAGGTCACTTGCGCTCCCTCTGCTTGTAAGCATAAGGTTTCAGGTTCTATTTCACTCCCCTCCCGGGGTCCTTTTCACCTTTCCCTCACGGTACTATTCACTATCGGTCACTGGGTAGTATTTAGGCTTGGGGGGTGGGCCCCCCGGCTTCAAACCGAATTCCACGTGTTCGGTCCTACTCTGGTGTCACATAGGTGATACTCATTTTTCGCATACGGGGATATTACCCTCTATGTCGCAAACTTTCCAGTTGTCTTCTGCTAAACTTGTATCTACCACGGCTGTGATCCACAACCCCGTTAGTAAACTAACGGTTTGGCCTCTTTCCCTTTCGCTCGCCGCTACTTAGGAAATCGATTTTTCTTTCTCTTCCTCCGGGTACTTAGATGTTTCAGTTCCCCGGGTTGCCTTTATTCGTACTATAGATTCATACGAAAATACCTACACATTACTATAGGTGGGTTCCCCCATTCGGAAATCTACGGATTGACGGATATGTGCTCCTCCCCGTAGCTTATCGCAGCTTGTCACGTCCTTCGTCGGCTCCCAGTGCCAAGGCATCCGCCTTATGCTCTTATTCACTTGACCATCAAGTGTGTAGCTTTTACCATTATTAATTAACTTCAGTAAATTGCTCTTTTCTGGTTTCTCGGTTGAAATCGTTTACCCTTGCTATTCGTTAGACTCTCTTTCGATTATCTTAGAAACTTACGTTTCTAGCAAAAATTTCTCGATTTCGTTTCGTTGTGATTTGTTGTTTACAAATCTTTTCGTTTTTTGTGATACACGTTATTTAGTTTTCAAGGTTCATGGTGGGCTTGGGAGGACTCGAACCTCCGACCTCACGCTTATCAGGCGTGCGCTCTAACCACCTGAGCTACAAGCCCATGATACCAGAGAAAATTCTCATAGCATGAAATGGTCTATCCTTAGAAAGGAGGTGATCCAGCCGCACCTTCCGATACGGCTACCTTGTTACGACTTCACCCCAGTCATTGGTTTTGCCTTAGGCGATAGATTAACTAACCGACTTCGGGCACCCCCAACTTCCATGGTGTGACGGGCGGTGTGTACAAGACCCGGGAACGCATTCACCACGGCATTCTGATCCGCGATTACTAGCAACTCCAACTTCGTGTAGGCGAGTTGCAGCCTACAGTCCGAACTGGGACCGGCTTTTGGGATTCGCTCCCCCTCACGGGTTCGCTGCCTGTTGTACCGGCCATTGTAGCACGTGTGTAGCCCAGAACATAAGGGGCATGATGATTTGACGTCATCCCCACCTTCCTCCGAGTTTTCCCCGGCAGTCCCACTAGAGTGCCCAACTAAATGATGGCAACTAATGGCAAGGGTTGCGCTCGTTGCGGGACTTAACCCAACATCTCACGACACGAGCTGACGACAACCATGCACCACCTGTCTCTCTTGTCCGAAGAAGGATCCGATTAAGGATCTGTCAAGAGGATGTCAAGTCCTGGTAAGGTTCTTCGCGTTGCTTCGAATTAAACCACATGCTCCGCTGCTTGTGCGGGTCCCCGTCAATTCCTTTGAGTTTTACACTTGCGTGCGTACTCCCCAGGCGGAGCACTTAATGCGTTAACTGCGGCACCGAAGTCTTGCGACCCCGACACCTAGTGCTCATCGTTTACGGCGTGGACTACCAGGGTATCTAATCCTGTTTGCTCCCCACGCTTTCGTGCCTCAGTGTCAGTAACAGTCCAGAAAGTCGCCTTCGCCACTGGTGTTCCTCCTAATATCTACGCATTTCACCGCTACACTAGGAATTCCACTTTCCCCTCCTGCACTCAAGCACCCCAGTTCGCAAGGCGAACAATGGTTGAGCCATTGCCTTAAACCCTGCGCTTAAGGTGCCACCTACGCACTCTTTACGCCCAATAATTCCGGATAACGCTCGCCCCCTACGTATTACCGCGGCTGCTGGCACGTAGTTAGCCGGGGCTTCCTCCAAGGGTAATGTCATTTGTTTCTTCCCCTAGGACAGAAGTTTACAACCCGAAGGCCTTCATCCTTCACGCGGCGTTGCTGCATCAGGCTTGCGCCCATTGTGCAATATTCCCCACTGCTGCCTCCCGTAGGAGTTTGGACCGTGTCTCAGTTCCAATGTGGCCGATCACCCTCTCAGGTCGGCTACTGATCGTTGCCTTGGTAAGCCGTTACCCTACCAACTAGCTAATCAGACGCAGGCCCATCCTATACCGATAAATCTTTGACAAGTGATACATGTGTATCTCTTGCGTTATGGGGTATTAATCACCTTTTCGGGTGGCTATCCCCCTGTACAGGGCAGGTTGCCTACGCGTTACTCACCCGTCCGCCGCTTTCCATAAAGAAAATCTACCGAAGCTTCATTCCTTTATTTCTCGCTCGACTTGCATGTGTTAGGCACGCCGCCAGCGTTCATCCTGAGCCAGGATCAAACTCTCAATTAGTTTGTATATTAAGCTTTCGCTTGAATATCTATCCTATTTCTCTAAGAACGCTATTGCGTTTGCAATATTCTATTCAGAATCATTGTTTTGTTTGAGAAATTGTCGTTGTATCTTTCGATACATGCAATCATTTAAGATTGCAGAACCATAATTAGTTCTTACCATGTTACATGGTCAAATTTTATTTGACTATTTCTATGCTATGAGGTTTTCTAGGTTCTTGCTGTCGCATTTGACAGCTTAATCATATTACCATTTTTACTAGGCTATGTCAAGAAGTTTTTCATTCTTTTTTTAACTTTTCTAAATGGTTTTTCTCTGCCGCTCTTCGCGACAGCTTGATTATATTACCACAGCTTTAAATACCTTGTCAATCGCTTTTTTTGAGTTTTTTTCATACTAATATATAAATATATTTTTAACAAAGATAAAATGCGATTGCTTTGATTATCTTAAGCTTAGTTTATTGCGTGATACATATTTATTGCGTCATCTTTCTTTGCTGAGTCTAAAAGCGCGTCTACTATTACACTTATACTATTATTGCCGAATTCAATATCTATTCTATCTCCTACCGCAACTTCTGAACCGGCCTTCGCCACCTTGCCATTTATCATGACTCTTTGACTGTCGCACGCTTCCTTAGCAACCGAACGCCTTTTTATTATACGCGAGTTCTTTAGAAACTTATCTATCCTCATTATATCTCCCTTGTGATGTATGAAAAAAGCAGCTCACTTATGCGAGCTGCCCTTCATTCATAAATCTTATTTGTTTACAGCATCCTTAAGAGCCTTACCTGCCTTGAATACAGGCGCCTTTGAAGCAGCAATCTTGATTGTCTCTTCTGGCTTTCTTGGGTTTCTGCCCTCTCTAGCTTTTCTGTTTCTTGTCTCAAATGTACCAAATCCGATTAGCTGTACTTTCTCACCCTTTGCTAGAGCTTCCTGTACGCTCTGTAGAAGTGCATTGATAGCAACTTCTGCATCCTTCTTAGTGAA
The nucleotide sequence above comes from Eubacterium sulci ATCC 35585. Encoded proteins:
- a CDS encoding RNA-binding protein S4, whose product is MRIDKFLKNSRIIKRRSVAKEACDSQRVMINGKVAKAGSEVAVGDRIDIEFGNNSISVIVDALLDSAKKDDAINMYHAIN
- a CDS encoding DNA-binding protein is translated as MNKAELVAAVAAKTNFTKKDAEVAINALLQSVQEALAKGEKVQLIGFGTFETRNRKAREGRNPRKPEETIKIAASKAPVFKAGKALKDAVNK